In Prinia subflava isolate CZ2003 ecotype Zambia chromosome 8, Cam_Psub_1.2, whole genome shotgun sequence, the genomic window GCCGTTGGCTCTCCTGAACCCATCGTGGGTCTCTGCACCAAGGCTCTGAGTGCTTCGTCTactccagctctgtcctgcaccACAGCAAAGGTGAAAAATGTCTTCATGCCGCCCTCCACAAGCCCCAGATTGGGAAGCTGGGCCTGTCTCTTGATCAAACTTGAGCAGACAAAATCTCTTCTATCTGCCAAAGTCTTCTAACGGCCAGGAGGGCTAAAAAGAGGATAACTTTTGTGCTGTTGTTGTGTCCAGTCAGGATTCTTCtaagcaaaattaatttccacGGTCACAGTGTCAttgaaatggaaacaaatggCCAGAGCCAACTAATTTCTAACTCATGGGTAATGAAATCCCGCAAAACACAAGGTTTCTCAAAATATTCCAGTTCTGGTTTCAAAGGCTGTTTGCACTGGACGTGCCTCTCTACGGCAGTGAGGagttatatttataaatataaaagcaaTTTATAGCACAGTTTGCTTGTGCTGGAGTGCACAGGGAGATTTTCCTTCATTTGAAGGAGCTCCAACCTGCTCACAATACACAAAATgcttacattttttaaaaacagaatccAGATCTTAACTTAAGGGATGATTCTGGAGGAGTTTACCCTTAAAGAACAAAGGAACCTTACTTTCTCTTGGCCAGGCAGTCTGGAGTAAGCTGTGTAGATGTCGCTCAGGACTCCCTTCCTCTTCATTTCCTCAGTTTCCTCTCTGTAGATGTGATCGAGGTCTGGCTGCCGGCAGCCGAACAGTAAGATCATGTCCCCTCCTCTGAGCCCTGAAACCAGCGTGGGACAGTGCTGAGAGCCCGGGGAAGTCACTGACACAGGCACTGGCACTCAGGCTGTGCTCTCCGGGGCACAGAACGACCCCTGCCCACGGGAATGGTCTCTGGGGAGTggcggggctgtgccagggccccgATTAGCCCGGGGGTGCCCCTCTCTGCAGGGGCTCCTGGCTGACGTTTGTGGgtgtccctggctgcagagcccctgtcTGCAgccccggggtgtccccagccagccctgcccagccctgcaggtaCCTCTGTGCTCCAGGTCATAGAGGCGCTGCAGCCAGAAGCTCCTGAAGGGAGCGATCCCTGTGCCAGTCCCGATCAGAATGCAGGGCTTGGCTGGCTCCTCCGGGAGGTGGAACTCATTAGCACTGAAATGCAAGAATATGTTAATTAGGTAACTGGTTTCTGACTGAAATTCACGTTCAGTAGCCTGAATtagcctgagcagcagagcccaagTCCTCAGACTGAAAGCAGCAATGGGGCTGAACTGGGTGCCCCttgctcccttccctctccttgcTCTGCAGTGGAGCAGCAGACTGGGGATGGGCTCATAGGAACAGAACTATTTCAGAATTTTCTAATGATTTGTGATTTTACTAAATGTAAGGCATGGTAAAAGATCTCATCTTTGGAAGACAGGGAATTGCTGCTCTTCTCAGACCCAGCCATTCCACCTTCAACCTGCCAGTCACTTGAAAATACCCAAACAAAGGAGAACCCACTGAAGAAGCTGAGCTAAGAACTGCTCTTATTTGGGCCTTTCTTTACCTGCGGATGAAGCAGTGAACGGTTTCATTGAGCTCTATTGTGTTCAGCCACGTGCTGCAGACTCCGTGGTGCAAAGGCCCTTCTCCATCTAAAAGCAGAGCAAGGCAGAACACCTCTGTCAGCACCTAAAAGccctctgtttttaaaaaagcacagtTTATACTTAAAATTATAGTTTGAGAATAAATCTATGTCTAGTAATGATTTATAAAACACGGATACACTGATGACGGTGCAGGATTTTAGCAAATCTTGTCCCAGGATAAACACCTGCCCTGCAGGTACTATTCTGCAGGAATGACAGTACAAATTTTTTATTACAGATATGCTTCACCCTGTATGGCAGACAGGTTTTTTACTGAAGCACAAGGCAGCCTAAATACCATTTAATTAAGAGAGAGATGAAAAGAACAATTCATTACCTCTTGTCCTGTAGTTTACAACTGCAACTGTCAGGTGAATCTCTCTGGCTGTCATGTCACAGGAGGAACTGACAGAATAGTACCTGGGCTTCAGAGGTGGCAGCTGAGTCAGCAGGAAAGCTGTGGAGACCTCAGCAGAGGGGAACTCCTCCAGGACCTCCAGGATGTTTGGGCTGTTGTAAAACTTCCATTTATTGTATTCTTCGGTGCTCTAAAAGTCAAAGGGCATCACCACAACGTTACCAGGTCATGCTGAGTTCAGGAGAGCAAACGTATTGGAAATGTCACGTATAAATAAGATTCCTGCTTTACATTCAATTAAATATGCAGGTAAATCAACAGAGTTTTCAAAACTTTGCCAGGACAAATACTGGGGTTTCctaagaaataatttaattttgaacaCAGAAGTTCAGAACCCCACTACAGTGTTCTCAGACACCAGTTCTCTCAGCAAGGATGCAGAAACTGAAGCAGAATCCATTTCTCAGCTCCCTGTCATGGCACATCCATGAAATTGGGCAGCCCCAGATCCTGACTCCTCCCGAGCCTCCCTGAACCTGGTAGGAGGAGCCAGCACTTGGCACACCTGTGAGTCATCACTTAAAGCCACATCCCTCTGACTCTCAGGGTAGCAAATTCTCTGACAAAAACACCTACgggctcccctgcagctcctccgcATGCAAAGTGAAAGGGTGTCTCGTCAAAACCACCCCGAGGCAAGAGAACCGGGCAGGCAAAGGACCCACCCACAACCACACAGGAAACACCAGCTCTTGGTTCCCACGCCCAAGCTGAGCCTCAAGACCCCTCTTTCTCTCACTGTGGTCGGCTTTCCAAGGCCACAGAATATGTAACAGAAGCATAAAAATCCATCACTACAAAAAATTCTTAAGCTTCTGTTACAGAGCGTCAGAGGGCCAGCGCACAGTAATGCAAACAGAACTGCAGCCCTAAGGCTCACCTGACACAACACCTCCAGCCTCTGCTTGTCTCCTTCTGCTCTCACCAGCTGGGAGAGCTTTTTTAGCAGCTGTTGGGAGGGTGGAGTAGTGATATCAAGCAGGTATGTCAGAGCCTCGTGTAGTGTGCAGGCTGGAATCTTTTTGTGACTTGTCCAGTATCCACCTGGAAGTGAGGGAAAGGACACTTAGCAACACCCATGGTATTTGACAGCTGTAGAGCTTTGCAAAACTCAGTGTCCTATAAAATACCCCTTCAGGTGAAAGTGCCCGTCTGAAAGAGGTTATTGTGATGTTTTGAACATTTTGTATAAGGATGGATCTGACACAGAAAACTTCATGACAACAAAACACCACTTGGAAAGTCACAGTCTTTCATTTGGGGAAACTGTCTTTCCATGTTCCAGAATCCTGGGGATGAGTGTTCCTACGAATATGGGAAAGATTGTTAGGACATTGCTGGGACATAGGTCTGTTTTAGGACTCTTACATGTAGCAACAATAAGAAAACTGATGATTAACTTAACTGGGGTCAATGGCCAATTCAGCAACTGAATTACAGTGTCACCTCAGGTACCTCTGCAAACCCTGATGAAATCATGGCTTGCcagaaaaggcaaaatcagAATCAAGAATTATAAGAATAAGTAAAAAGCAGTAACAAAATCCTATTGACACTTTAGAAAAGGATAATAGAATCAAATTAAGTCCCAAAAAATCTTAGGAATTTTAAAGGAATCTGTCCAACATCCTCTGTTGTTTTGCCTAAAGAGACCCAACTCACCATCAACGCAGGTTTCCAGCCTGATGGTCTGATCAGCTGGAGGGGCATCCTTGACACGGGCAATAATGCCCTGGACCAGTTCTGCCTGGTTGCCTGGGAAAATCCCGATGTGGTCCCCGGGAAGGTAGTGCACTTCCTGATCAGTCTCACAGTGAAGTTTAACCAGAATGGTAACACGGCTGGATagcaaaggaagagaaatgagACAGATCTCGGTTACATTGACAGGATTTCCCTTGGATTGCACAGGAAAGGAATTAATCTGCAGTGGCAGTTGGCAAGGACTCCCTTGTGTTCATTACCAAATACCAGACCAGCTTAGGGCTTCACAGAGACTTAAACAAATCAGATTCCAGGCATGTGAAGTACTTGTATCCAAACCAACTGGGTGCTCTGCCTGGTCTGTCCAGTACAGAACAAACACGCCTGGAATCAGCCAGTGGAagtgctgtcccactgcagaCTGCACAGCTCACATGCTTCTACTAAGGACAGTACAAAATTCCTATATATTTTGTAATAACTGCAGGGAGAATATGTTTATAGCCAGGCACTTTAGATGTTTAAGATTTTAGTAAAATGTAGTATTGCAATATTCAAAAGAATGAGGTAGCATACCTGGACTTCAAACTTTGAAGATTCTGCCTGAATTTCAGCTTCATGGGAATTACATCCTTGGCATGAATGCTTGCAAGAGCTGGTGAGAAAAGAGGATACAGCTCTTGGTAACTCTGTGATtagatttgtttaaaatatcttcaaatAATATGCAGAGGAGAACTGAACCACGCTTGCCCTAGAAGGTGACCAACCATTAGTCAGTTGTGTGTGCCCCATTCCCTGACTAAACGCAGTTCATCTCAGCTTTGTTCCTCTGGGGCTGTCTAAATGTGTGATAGTTCCAGTGCTATTGTTCTGAATAAGATAACTTACAAAATATAAACCAGTGTCTTTTTAAATCTGACCACGCACTTCAATATGTGCATTCTACCatccagcagggccaggagcacTTCTGAGAGGCCttcacagctcagcccctctgaagcagcaaaggcagagggaggggaaggtggGAGCAATACCTTTAGCCAGGTCCATGGGCTGGGATTCAGGCACTAGCCTGTAATTGGTAGGGTCCCAGCCTTCCTCAGAGGTGTAGATCTCAGGCAACTGAATACTGTCTCTCCCACGGATGTTAAAAATGTCACAGGCAGTctagataaaaaagaaaaaaataaaggctattcacagcaaaaaatattCTTAGCAATGTCATAATCCTAATAAAGAGCTATCGCAGATTGCTGGTTTTTAGTGCCTCTGGTATGTGGGTTCAGTGAGTTCAGTAAGGTTGCATTTCTGTAACAGTATAGCTAAAAAAGATCTACTGCAAAAATCTCAGATGTTTGATGCTACACTTGTTCCTCTCGAGCATTCCGTTATCCAAAAGTGTTCACGCAATTTTGTGtggatattaaaaaataatacaaaaaggGACCCAGTTCGCTCTCCAGGTTAGGCAAGCAGTAGAGCAGAGGGAGTTCCAAATCAGATATAAATTCAgatgttttgtttccttcattttccCTCGATTTTATAGGAACTGAAGTAAAAAGGATGGATGAATGACTAGAATGTGAGGTGCATTTCTGTATTCACCTTGAAAGCATTGACTGCCCAGCTGCGGAAAGCTTCCTCTTGCCCATTGAGTTCATCCCCTTCACCCACTGGCGTGAGCTGGGAAGCCCCGAGCTGGGCCAGTTTTTGGTCAATGGTGTGagcaaaggcacagaactcTGGGTACATGGTGGAGCCCAGACCAAACACGGCGTATCTGCAGGAAATGGAAAGGAGATTGTGTGCTATGCCCTTATGGAGTGCCAAAGGACTCAATCGCAtgcaaaccaaacaacaaagtatttttacctaattttatttcttagcaGTTTCAGTCTGAGCAAGGAGTCCTTCAAGGTCTGCATAAAAGTACATAAAATACTTAAGGTTAGAAAAATACTCTGATTTAAGGCAGAATATGCTGATTTGAAGGACATGAGATAAATGAAAGGTTTGTCTTTGGTCTTAGAGCTGAGTCTCATACATACTTCTGAGGTGAACATTACCTTTCCGTTACCTGGAGAATCTCCATTTCCAAAAGTGCTAGTAACCACTAAAagaagtgtttctttttccaggtCACAAATGTCGTACTCATCCATGCACATAATCTGGAAGGAATAAAGCTCATGAGACTTTGCTAGCAGACATAATAACTAGCCTTAGATATCTCAGATGACCACCGACCAAACTTACAGAATTATGCTAAATGaatacaaaatcaaaattctAGTCCCACTTGTATTTACAGAATGTTCCAAACACAGGTTTGGAGAATGGAAAAGCCTGCAGAAGCCAAACTGCTGTCTCCCCGTGGTGTGGCTGATGTGCACTGCCCACCTTGGTGCTGAAGGCACAGCTGAAGAGGCTGCACAGGTTGTTGGCCAGTGTCTCGGACTTGCCCGTCTCTGTCGCGTAGATCACCGTGACCTTGGCCCTGGTGGCCAGTGCTCGTCGCATGAGCGAGGACGCaaagagcacagccctggggaaagAACAGTCACACACAGCTTTTAATGGGGCTGCACTAACTCAGGCTGATTCACAAACAAGCCAGGAAAAACTGAGCTTGAGCATGGCTTTTCTTTGGAAGGTGGTTCAGAAGCAGCACACTCTGGATGACCCTGAGCAAGAACCTTGGATAGGAATGTCACCTCAGGGCGGACAGGTAAGGCTATGATTCAAACCACTCAAGAGGTCCCTAcggtaataatttttttaaagaagtagAGCAGAAACATTACAAGAATAGAATAGTTGGACAAAGCATGAAGAATCTTATTTGAACAACTCACTTTGCCAAGACGCtaaactttatttcttttttctttggcCTCCGCGTCTCATCATGCCACACATGTGTTTTCCATGCAtccacctttaaaaaaaaagttatgctTTAGGTAAGGCATGCAAAATAGTAAATAAACAATTTGTGTATCTTTAAGGGGCCAGATCAAACTGAATCTATATATACAATCCACTGAGTAAAAATATAGTATCAGTCTCTGGTGCattaaactgcattttactTAAAGAGAATTCAACAGAGCTAACAGCACCTCCCACATAAAATAGCTCCTGTCTGCTCCTGAACCTGTCTAGTGACCTTTCATGAACTAGGGCTTGGCACCCAGCCTCTCTCAGGTCCTGTATCGCAtctgcactgctgagctgtCTGCCAGAGTCGGTTCTGCTGTTTGATGATGTGTACCTGGTAGTAATAGAAGGGAGTGAGGACATAGTTCAACATCTCCTGGTGGAACACGGGGGTGATGCTGCCTGACATGGGAGGCACGATCCACACCCAGTCGGCGGGGCAGCCGCCGCGCGCGCGGTACTCGCTCTGCATGTACTTCAGGAAGGACTCCGAGGCCGAGTGGTGATCCATGATGGTCACATTCTGCTTCTGCAACCATGgcataaagaaaaacatgcCTTACAAACCCCATTCTGCCCTTCTACCTAGTGCAGTTAAAGTAATCCTCTGGCTTTTGTCATTATTTCAAGGACTTTACTCAGAGCCAAGGGAGTATTTATGGGAAAGAAATACTATCAGCAATTACTGTAAAGATACAGATTGAGGTGTGGGCCTTTGATTAGGAACTCTTAGATCTTTTCTGTAACATCAGCATTTTatctctgcagcactgggagtgCATGCTGCAAAGCCTCTGACTCACTTTCATCCACTTTTCATGGTATGTTAAACTggaattgaaaataaaataaatcaatccAATGGCTTTCCATAGgttttgaaagacagataaatctgttaaaaggataaaaaatcTTGCCCTTAACttgctgttctttttctcttccttctgcctttACCTGTGAGGAAATATGGATTTCTCTACTTTCTCAGGTGTAAATCAAGAATAACTCTATTGGAATCATACTGCCATCTCCATTGAGTAAGAGGATACAGGGACAGTGTGTGTTCAGTGTCTCTCCAGATCCCACACTCAGTGATTTACCTGGAAGCTGTGAAGCACAGCCACATTGACCTCTACAACAGCTCGGTCTTTCCATAATGATGacagtttgtttgtttccagtCCCATTCTCCTCCCTACCTCCTACAtgtgaaaaagagagagaaaagggaaaagcaaatttAGTACATAGAACTTAGATCCCATGATTTCTCAACCTCATCAAGTTCGTATCAGGAAAAAGTTGTGCAGAAGCGGAGTCAGTCTCATGCTGGGGAAAGTGATGGCAGTAGAAACACCTGAGATTAAAGGTAAACTGGAATTATGGAGGTCTGGTTTTTGAGGATGTTCCAGCCTCATAAAGCAGGGAGTGGTTCCCTCCCATCCCAGTGAACACTGATAAGTGTCTCTTTTCCAAAACTGTTTCTGCACTGAGTTCCCTCCCtttgcagcccagcccagcccagccagcccctggccAGGTTACCCTCAGGATGTTGTAGCGCTGCGCGTCGCAGAAGTCCCGCACTCCGATCTCCGTGCCCATGTACCAGCCGTTGAAAGGGCAGGCGGTGAACTCCAGCCctcccacctccagcagcaTGTTGGCCACAGCAGGCAGCGCATACCACCTCAGGTCCAGCTCCTTAAACCACTCGTACCTGCCAAACAAGCAGCTTGAGTCATTACTTGTGTGTCTTTTCcttgaaaaccagaaaagtcCAGGAAGACAAAGAGTTCCAGTTCCAGGAGGAACCCCTGGACCAGGGTCTGCAGAAACTCACAGCAGTTTTCAGTGAAGTATTTGGGAATCACCAGCTACAGGAACTGCAGAACCATATTATAGAGTTCTGCAATCTGCAGGCCAGTCCCAAAGcaaccaagaagaaaaaaacaatgagAGAAAGGCAATAAACACTGTTATGAGTGCAGTGTTACATGTGCATTACTCtagcaaaagaaattaagatttttaaaattctgaatatAATTGAAACGTAGGTTGGGAAAAAAGTCTTCCAACAAAACTGTAATTTGCTTCCTTAATTTAAATCTCATTTCATTGTTCTAACAGGCATTTTGTCTTTCAGGATGATTTACCATCATTTCATCCTGACAAAGAACTCATAAAACAACTGCCACAGGCGCAGCCCAATAACCTGCCAAGGTGAGGCAGAGGCAAAAATGCAATTATCTAAATCTTGCGTGCTTACTTTGGATGCTCCATTGGCACTTGGAGGACAATTTCTGGAggtatttcaaatatttctgggTCTTGGCCATTTGCTTGGAGAACAAGTGGAAGTACATCAAAGCGGCCATATTTCGGCTTCCACCCAAGCTCGATGCAcaactgcaaacacagaaagcacattttgtgttcttttcagGTTTCCCCTTCAGATCTGAAGACAAAAGAATTTTAACCCTCTGAAACCCGCTGAGGTAAATTCTAAGTGAAAAAGGTTCTCTTTGCCGTTCAAACCACATTGAGTCATGCTGATGAAGGTGGGTCTCCTGACAGTATTAGCTCACCCTGCTCTGAGATGGAGGGCAGCACTTTTATATCAGAACTGTAGGAAATTATTGTTCCAGCCTGCATCTGGAACCCGTGGGGCAGAACATCCCCTTCTCTCCTCACCTCCCCACCTCTCTGCAGGAACATGCGAGGAAGGAGCCCCAGGGCGGcgggcagcagcacaggtggggctggagctgtaCCTGAGTGAACTCCACAGAGGCAGGGTCCCCCAGCACGGCGCCGTCGGGCATGGCGTAGCCGGCGTAGCGGATCAGCTGGCTGTTCCACACACGGAAATCGTGCTGCCCGTCCGTGCGCTGCGGGAACACCGTGATGGCCGACCTGGGGAGACAGCAGCCTCACTGCACCCTGCCACTGCTCACACACAAACCCACCCAACAGAAAACACCCAACATCTCCAAAATGAACATCGACCTGCCCAGAGACAGCACCCTCACTGCACCCTGCCACTGCTCACACAGAAACCCACCCAACAGAAAACACCCAACATATCCAAAATGAACATCGACCTGGGGAGACAGCACCCTCACTGCCATCCTGCCACTGCTCACACAGAAACCAGCAACAACAGAAACCTCTGACATGTCTAAAATGAACATCGACCTGCCCAGAGACAGCACCCTCACTGCCACCCTGCCACTGCTCACACAGAAACCAGCAACAACAGAAACCTCTGACATGTCTAAAATGAACATCGACCTGGGGAGACAGCACCCTCACTGCCACCCTGCCACTGCCCACACAGAAACCCACCCAACAGAGAACACCCAACATCTCCAAAATGAACATCGACCTGGGGAGACAGCACCCTCACTGACACCCTGCCACTGCTCACACAGAAACCAGCAACAACAGAAACCTCTGACATGTCTAAAATGAACATTGACCTGAGGAGACAGCACCCTCACTGCCACCCTGCCACTGCTCACACACAAACCCACCCAACAGAAAACACCCAACATGTCCAAAATGAACATCGACCTGCCCAGAGACAGCACCCTCACTGCCACCCTGCCACTGCTCACACAGAAACCAGCAACAACAGAAACCTCTGACATGTCTAAAATGAACATCGACCTGCCCAGAGACAGCACCCTCACTGCCACCCTGCCACTGCTCACACAGAAACCCACCCAACAGAAACCTCTGACGTTTCTAAATGAACATCGGTACAAATAAAATCATTCACCCTCTTTACCCACCTCCCCAAATCTTCAAATCATCTCTTTTCCCCAGAAATTGCAAAAGGTTTTGTAACATCAGCCATGAAAGTTACACATTTTCAAGATGGTTCATGGAACACATGAGAGGAAAATGTAAGTACTGGGAAAATTAAGAGCAGAAATGAGTTGTCAAAATGTTTAGATAGACCATTTCATATGTTTTTGATGCCAGATCTGAatatgatttttgttgtttaaaattaaaattagagaCCTACCTTAGATTACCATTGTTTGTGGCATACTGAATATGACGACAG contains:
- the NOS2 gene encoding nitric oxide synthase, inducible isoform X1; the protein is MLCPWHFVFKTHGAKSRHPREKDINNNVEKNRKIHGPEKEDAKVPGPSKQMEKPPIVTSAKASEGGENLSPNGIKVSNQISGCPRHVSVRNLENGSSFLDTLHLTAKEVINCRTKACQGSLMTPKGLVRGTRDGPVPLEELLPQAIDFLKQYYSSFKEPKIEEQLGRLEAVTKEIETMGTYHLTKEELTFAAKQAWRNAPRCIGRIQWSNLQVFDARDCKTAKEMFEHLCRHIQYATNNGNLRSAITVFPQRTDGQHDFRVWNSQLIRYAGYAMPDGAVLGDPASVEFTQLCIELGWKPKYGRFDVLPLVLQANGQDPEIFEIPPEIVLQVPMEHPKYEWFKELDLRWYALPAVANMLLEVGGLEFTACPFNGWYMGTEIGVRDFCDAQRYNILREVGRRMGLETNKLSSLWKDRAVVEVNVAVLHSFQKQNVTIMDHHSASESFLKYMQSEYRARGGCPADWVWIVPPMSGSITPVFHQEMLNYVLTPFYYYQVDAWKTHVWHDETRRPKKKEIKFSVLAKAVLFASSLMRRALATRAKVTVIYATETGKSETLANNLCSLFSCAFSTKIMCMDEYDICDLEKETLLLVVTSTFGNGDSPGNGKTLKDSLLRLKLLRNKIRYAVFGLGSTMYPEFCAFAHTIDQKLAQLGASQLTPVGEGDELNGQEEAFRSWAVNAFKTACDIFNIRGRDSIQLPEIYTSEEGWDPTNYRLVPESQPMDLAKALASIHAKDVIPMKLKFRQNLQSLKSSRVTILVKLHCETDQEVHYLPGDHIGIFPGNQAELVQGIIARVKDAPPADQTIRLETCVDGGYWTSHKKIPACTLHEALTYLLDITTPPSQQLLKKLSQLVRAEGDKQRLEVLCQSTEEYNKWKFYNSPNILEVLEEFPSAEVSTAFLLTQLPPLKPRYYSVSSSCDMTAREIHLTVAVVNYRTRDGEGPLHHGVCSTWLNTIELNETVHCFIRSANEFHLPEEPAKPCILIGTGTGIAPFRSFWLQRLYDLEHRGLRGGDMILLFGCRQPDLDHIYREETEEMKRKGVLSDIYTAYSRLPGQEKVYVQHILQRQLEARVCQAVHGQQGHVFVCGDVRMARDVAQALQALLARALRLSPQQAEQYLQQLKSQKRYHEDIFGAVFPQEVKRTSQPTS
- the NOS2 gene encoding nitric oxide synthase, inducible isoform X2, encoding MLCPWHFVFKTHGAKSRHPREKDINNNVEKNRKIHGPEKEDAKVPGPSKQMEKPPIVTSAKASEGGENLSPNGIKVSNQISGCPRHVSVRNLENGSSFLDTLHLTAKEVINCRTKACQGSLMTPKGLVRGTRDGPVPLEELLPQAIDFLKQYYSSFKEPKIEEQLGRLEAVTKEIETMGTYHLTKEELTFAAKQAWRNAPRCIGRIQWSNLQVFDARDCKTAKEMFEHLCRHIQYATNNGNLRSAITVFPQRTDGQHDFRVWNSQLIRYAGYAMPDGAVLGDPASVEFTQLCIELGWKPKYGRFDVLPLVLQANGQDPEIFEIPPEIVLQVPMEHPKYEWFKELDLRWYALPAVANMLLEVGGLEFTACPFNGWYMGTEIGVRDFCDAQRYNILREVGRRMGLETNKLSSLWKDRAVVEVNVAVLHSFQKQNVTIMDHHSASESFLKYMQSEYRARGGCPADWVWIVPPMSGSITPVFHQEMLNYVLTPFYYYQVDAWKTHVWHDETRRPKKKEIKFSVLAKAVLFASSLMRRALATRAKVTVIYATETGKSETLANNLCSLFSCAFSTKIMCMDEYDICDLEKETLLLVVTSTFGNGDSPGNGKTLKDSLLRLKLLRNKIRYAVFGLGSTMYPEFCAFAHTIDQKLAQLGASQLTPVGEGDELNGQEEAFRSWAVNAFKTACDIFNIRGRDSIQLPEIYTSEEGWDPTNYRLVPESQPMDLAKALASIHAKDVIPMKLKFRQNLQSLKSSRVTILVKLHCETDQEVHYLPGDHIGIFPGNQAELVQGIIARVKDAPPADQTIRLETCVDGGYWTSHKKIPACTLHEALTYLLDITTPPSQQLLKKLSQLVRAEGDKQRLEVLCQSTEEYNKWKFYNSPNILEVLEEFPSAEVSTAFLLTQLPPLKPRWRRAFAPRSLQHVAEHNRAQ